One Sediminibacillus dalangtanensis genomic region harbors:
- the hisA gene encoding 1-(5-phosphoribosyl)-5-[(5-phosphoribosylamino)methylideneamino]imidazole-4-carboxamide isomerase: MKIIPAIDLIDGKCVRLYQGDFSRTTQVGMEPEAQLNAFIRDGADMIHIVDLEGARSGKGSQLELITRLCGLSSVPIEVGGGIRNMETVERLLEAGASRLVLGTSALEDGAFLKAVLKAYPEHIVIGIDAKAGKVAVRGWETVSEIDFIDFARKMEELGVKTIVFTDISKDGTLSGPNLQSLQEISQAVDCKIVASGGIKDMEDIRNLEKIGIEEAIVGKAIYDGRVWIKGDVG, from the coding sequence ATGAAAATTATCCCAGCAATAGATTTAATAGATGGAAAATGCGTCCGTTTATATCAAGGAGATTTTTCCCGTACTACCCAAGTGGGGATGGAGCCGGAAGCACAGCTGAATGCATTCATCCGCGACGGAGCCGATATGATTCATATTGTTGATTTAGAGGGTGCACGGAGTGGCAAAGGCAGCCAGCTGGAACTTATCACTCGCCTGTGTGGTTTATCATCGGTTCCGATCGAAGTCGGCGGCGGGATCAGGAACATGGAAACGGTAGAGCGTTTACTAGAAGCAGGTGCTTCCAGATTGGTTCTCGGAACTTCTGCACTTGAAGACGGTGCTTTTTTGAAAGCTGTCCTGAAAGCATACCCTGAACATATTGTCATTGGGATCGATGCTAAAGCTGGCAAGGTCGCAGTAAGAGGATGGGAAACGGTTTCGGAGATTGACTTTATCGATTTTGCCAGAAAAATGGAAGAACTAGGGGTTAAAACAATCGTGTTTACCGATATTTCCAAAGACGGCACTTTGAGTGGTCCTAATTTACAATCTTTACAGGAAATTTCCCAAGCCGTGGACTGCAAAATAGTTGCTTCCGGTGGAATTAAAGATATGGAGGATATCCGCAACTTGGAAAAAATCGGAATCGAGGAAGCGATTGTCGGAAAAGCGATTTATGATGGACGAGTCTGGATAAAGGGGGATGTCGGTTGA
- the hisF gene encoding imidazole glycerol phosphate synthase subunit HisF — protein MIVKRIIPCLDVKEGKVVKGTNFVSLRELGDPVEMASAYSQAGADEIIFLDISATNEGRETMIDIVKKTAETVFVPFTVGGGVKSIDDVTRLLQAGADKVGMNSAAVANPALIREAASRFGSQCVVVAVDAKRFENSWHVMTHGGTKDSGIDVLEWVREAELQGAGEILLTSVDTDGVKDGFDLELTRAVVGAVRIPVIASGGCGEPEHFSEVFRETDVSAALAASIFHEGTFSIDQVKQSCAEQGVDIREAGLF, from the coding sequence TTGATTGTCAAACGAATTATCCCGTGCCTGGATGTAAAAGAAGGAAAAGTAGTGAAAGGAACCAATTTTGTTTCGCTTAGAGAATTGGGAGATCCAGTTGAAATGGCATCTGCTTATTCCCAGGCAGGCGCTGACGAAATTATATTTTTGGATATTTCAGCTACCAATGAGGGAAGGGAGACGATGATTGATATTGTCAAAAAGACAGCGGAAACAGTATTTGTCCCCTTTACTGTAGGGGGAGGGGTAAAGTCGATCGATGATGTAACCAGGCTTCTACAAGCTGGAGCGGACAAAGTGGGAATGAACTCGGCAGCTGTCGCAAATCCTGCTTTGATTCGGGAAGCTGCCAGTCGTTTTGGTTCTCAATGTGTGGTTGTAGCCGTGGATGCAAAACGTTTTGAAAATAGTTGGCATGTCATGACTCATGGCGGCACCAAGGATAGTGGTATTGATGTGTTAGAGTGGGTAAGAGAAGCAGAACTGCAAGGTGCAGGGGAGATTTTACTGACAAGTGTTGACACCGATGGGGTGAAAGACGGATTTGACCTTGAATTGACCAGGGCTGTAGTGGGAGCTGTCCGCATCCCCGTGATAGCCTCAGGTGGTTGCGGCGAGCCCGAGCACTTCAGTGAAGTGTTCCGGGAAACCGATGTTTCCGCTGCTTTGGCTGCATCCATCTTCCATGAAGGAACTTTTTCGATTGACCAAGTAAAGCAAAGCTGTGCGGAACAAGGAGTGGATATACGTGAAGCCGGACTTTTCTAA
- the hisIE gene encoding bifunctional phosphoribosyl-AMP cyclohydrolase/phosphoribosyl-ATP diphosphatase HisIE, with the protein MKPDFSKGLLPAVIVDDLSGDVLMVAYMDETAYQKTMETGQTWFYSRSRQELWHKGATSGNYQSVQSVFLDCDRDTLLVRVNPQGPACHTGKRSCFFYEVTGEGIKEVQKEKGKKNIFDQVITEIQNRKAFRVENSYTNYLFDKGIDKIGKKVIEEAGEVVIAAKNNNKPEVINEVSDLLYHSLVLLAEQDVPLDAVKKELDRRTNKKGNSKGDRPEIENW; encoded by the coding sequence GTGAAGCCGGACTTTTCTAAAGGATTACTGCCTGCAGTCATCGTAGATGATTTGTCAGGAGACGTATTAATGGTTGCTTATATGGATGAAACAGCTTATCAAAAAACGATGGAAACGGGACAAACATGGTTTTATTCCCGTTCCCGTCAGGAATTGTGGCATAAGGGGGCTACTTCTGGAAATTATCAATCTGTCCAATCGGTATTTCTGGATTGCGACCGAGACACACTACTGGTACGGGTGAATCCTCAAGGACCAGCTTGTCATACGGGGAAAAGAAGCTGCTTTTTCTATGAAGTGACTGGTGAAGGGATAAAGGAAGTACAGAAAGAAAAAGGAAAGAAAAATATTTTTGATCAAGTAATAACAGAAATCCAGAATCGGAAAGCATTCCGTGTAGAAAACTCTTATACCAACTATCTTTTTGATAAAGGCATCGATAAAATCGGAAAAAAAGTGATTGAAGAAGCCGGCGAGGTTGTCATAGCAGCTAAAAATAACAATAAACCAGAAGTCATAAACGAAGTAAGTGACTTATTGTACCACAGTCTTGTTTTGCTCGCAGAACAGGATGTTCCACTTGATGCTGTAAAAAAAGAGCTGGACAGAAGAACGAACAAAAAGGGAAACAGTAAAGGCGACCGGCCTGAAATTGAAAATTGGTGA
- a CDS encoding GNAT family N-acetyltransferase: MKIGEHIGVFRTYESEDFDQIQNLNKKEGWNNLVANWETTKRAWEQSSIAYVLEDRGKVVGYVRGLTDSAVTLYICELLIAKPYRGTGLGKKIIDQVFHFYPETRMEMLATSSSKKFYEKSGFRPFYGFRKTIEE; encoded by the coding sequence ATGAAAATCGGGGAACACATTGGAGTTTTTCGTACATATGAGTCGGAAGACTTTGATCAGATCCAGAACCTGAACAAAAAGGAAGGATGGAATAATCTAGTCGCCAATTGGGAAACGACAAAACGGGCATGGGAGCAATCATCAATCGCTTACGTTTTGGAAGATAGAGGAAAAGTGGTCGGATATGTCAGAGGTTTGACGGATTCAGCAGTCACATTGTACATTTGTGAACTGCTGATTGCAAAGCCATATCGCGGGACGGGCCTCGGCAAAAAAATAATCGACCAAGTCTTCCATTTTTATCCGGAGACAAGAATGGAGATGCTGGCAACAAGCAGCTCAAAGAAATTTTATGAAAAGAGTGGCTTCCGCCCGTTTTATGGCTTTAGAAAAACGATAGAGGAATAA
- a CDS encoding LLM class flavin-dependent oxidoreductase: MRLSILDQSPVSRGESPAQALQHTIKLAQETERLGFTRYWVAEHHSTSGLASTSPEVLIGQIAARTETIKVGSGGVLLPQYSPLHVAENFKMLEAFYPGRIDLGLGRSPGGNQTTRMALTDGQKKSLSSFPRQTADLQGFLHNSLPTDHPYKTVKAGPRIDTAPDMWILGLSERGAKNAANLGVGFTYGHFINPENGKAAIEAYRERFKPSAFQFEPKVNVCVFVVCADTEKQAEELAISQDAWLLNVGKGRDTKVPSIEEVKKRSFSIEDQETIAKNRKRAVIGNQEQVKRQLEKLAEEYQTDELMLITNIYDFQAKLHSYRLLAETFSLSD, from the coding sequence ATGAGGTTGAGCATTCTGGACCAATCACCCGTGTCACGGGGAGAATCCCCGGCACAAGCGTTACAACATACAATCAAACTTGCTCAGGAAACAGAAAGGCTGGGTTTTACCAGGTACTGGGTTGCCGAGCACCATAGTACCAGCGGTCTGGCTAGTACTTCTCCGGAAGTCTTGATCGGTCAAATCGCTGCACGTACCGAAACAATCAAGGTAGGGTCTGGAGGTGTCCTCTTGCCCCAATACAGTCCGCTTCATGTAGCTGAAAACTTTAAAATGTTAGAGGCCTTTTACCCTGGCAGAATCGACTTGGGACTGGGAAGGTCGCCAGGTGGAAATCAGACAACAAGAATGGCGCTGACCGATGGACAGAAAAAAAGTCTTAGTTCCTTTCCGCGGCAGACCGCGGATTTACAAGGTTTTCTACATAATTCGCTGCCAACAGATCATCCGTATAAAACCGTGAAAGCTGGTCCGCGCATCGATACTGCACCGGACATGTGGATATTGGGACTTTCAGAGAGGGGGGCTAAAAATGCCGCCAACCTTGGGGTGGGTTTCACGTACGGACATTTCATCAATCCAGAGAACGGAAAGGCTGCCATCGAAGCATACAGGGAACGATTCAAGCCATCAGCTTTTCAATTTGAACCCAAAGTAAATGTCTGTGTGTTTGTGGTTTGCGCGGATACAGAAAAACAAGCGGAAGAATTAGCGATCAGCCAGGACGCATGGCTGTTGAATGTCGGGAAAGGAAGGGATACAAAGGTACCGTCAATCGAAGAAGTGAAAAAAAGGTCTTTTTCGATCGAAGATCAAGAAACAATAGCAAAGAACCGAAAACGTGCGGTTATCGGGAACCAAGAACAGGTAAAGCGACAATTGGAGAAACTGGCAGAGGAATACCAAACGGATGAGCTGATGCTTATAACCAATATCTATGATTTCCAAGCAAAGCTTCATTCTTATCGGCTATTGGCAGAAACCTTTTCTTTGTCTGATTAA
- the msrA gene encoding peptide-methionine (S)-S-oxide reductase MsrA, translated as MSKQTALATFAGGCFWCMVKPFDQFEGIHQVVSGYMGGHVKHPTYEQVKTGKTGHFEVVQISYDPNVFSFQQLLDIYWPQVDPTDDGGQFHDRGSQYRAAIFYHDEEQKQLAEQSKQSIIDSGRFQQPIVTEILPASTFYRAETYHQDFYKKNKKYYQEDRAKSGRDEFIENHWA; from the coding sequence ATGAGTAAACAAACCGCTTTGGCTACATTTGCAGGTGGTTGCTTTTGGTGCATGGTGAAACCGTTCGACCAATTTGAGGGCATTCATCAAGTCGTGTCAGGATATATGGGTGGGCATGTTAAACATCCGACCTACGAACAAGTGAAAACAGGTAAGACTGGCCATTTTGAAGTGGTTCAAATAAGCTATGATCCGAATGTTTTCTCTTTTCAGCAGCTGCTGGACATATACTGGCCGCAGGTTGACCCGACAGATGATGGAGGACAATTTCATGACAGGGGCAGTCAGTACCGTGCCGCCATCTTCTACCATGATGAAGAACAAAAGCAATTGGCGGAACAATCGAAGCAATCCATCATAGACAGTGGTCGATTCCAACAGCCCATCGTAACAGAAATCCTACCTGCAAGTACCTTTTATCGTGCTGAGACGTACCATCAGGACTTTTATAAGAAAAATAAAAAATACTATCAGGAAGACAGGGCTAAATCGGGAAGAGACGAATTTATCGAAAACCATTGGGCTTGA
- a CDS encoding 5'-3' exonuclease: MDKQNSVLLVDGMALLFRGFYATSFSGNFMVNSKGIPTNGIFGFLKYFLDAVATFQPSHVICCWDMGSKTFRNELYAPYKANRGEPPVELIPQFDLIKEVMEAFDVPNVGTKGFEADDCIGTLARQYGKEHQVVILTGDQDILQLVDDQVSVAIMKKGQGNYAVYKKDTFHETKGISPYQVIEMKALMGDTSDNYPGVKGIGEKTALKLLMEFGSIEEILANLEKLSNGIRKKIEENLDMLHLSRKLAEIHCEVPIECALEDAIWEVNTEMIHHKFAELELRGFSKMLNQVG; the protein is encoded by the coding sequence ATGGATAAACAAAATAGCGTTTTATTAGTCGATGGAATGGCATTGTTATTCAGGGGTTTTTATGCCACTTCCTTCTCAGGTAATTTCATGGTAAACAGCAAAGGAATACCGACGAACGGTATTTTTGGTTTTTTAAAATATTTCTTGGATGCTGTCGCTACATTTCAACCAAGTCATGTCATCTGCTGCTGGGACATGGGCAGTAAAACCTTCCGTAATGAGCTTTATGCCCCTTATAAAGCCAACCGAGGAGAACCGCCGGTCGAGCTGATTCCTCAATTCGATTTGATAAAAGAAGTGATGGAAGCTTTTGATGTTCCGAATGTCGGCACGAAAGGATTTGAAGCCGATGATTGCATCGGAACGCTCGCTCGACAGTATGGCAAAGAACATCAAGTAGTCATTTTGACCGGGGACCAGGATATTCTCCAGCTGGTGGATGATCAAGTTTCCGTGGCTATCATGAAAAAGGGGCAAGGGAATTACGCAGTATATAAAAAGGATACATTTCATGAGACGAAGGGAATCTCTCCTTATCAAGTAATTGAGATGAAAGCGTTGATGGGAGATACATCAGACAATTATCCAGGTGTGAAAGGGATAGGTGAAAAAACAGCTTTGAAATTGTTGATGGAATTCGGTTCTATTGAGGAAATTCTTGCTAATCTGGAAAAACTTTCGAATGGCATCCGAAAAAAAATAGAAGAAAATCTGGATATGCTTCATTTATCCAGAAAACTGGCAGAAATTCACTGTGAGGTACCAATTGAATGTGCACTGGAAGATGCTATTTGGGAAGTGAACACGGAAATGATCCACCATAAATTTGCAGAGTTGGAACTCCGTGGTTTCTCTAAAATGCTTAATCAGGTCGGATAA
- a CDS encoding CHY zinc finger protein — protein sequence MLIGNHEVHGKVIDNATRCEHYHSELDIIAIKFACCHAYYPCYRCHQETAGHAAIVWPNTDGKKKAVLCGNCHRELTIETYKGTDICPYCHAAFNPGCNLHYHYYFG from the coding sequence GTGCTGATCGGTAATCATGAGGTGCACGGCAAAGTGATCGATAACGCAACCAGGTGTGAACACTATCATTCGGAACTTGATATCATTGCGATCAAGTTCGCCTGTTGTCATGCGTACTATCCTTGCTATCGCTGTCATCAGGAAACAGCCGGACATGCCGCAATAGTATGGCCGAATACAGATGGTAAGAAAAAAGCCGTATTATGCGGAAATTGTCACAGAGAACTGACCATTGAAACGTATAAAGGAACAGATATTTGCCCTTATTGTCATGCTGCTTTTAATCCAGGTTGTAACTTGCACTATCATTATTATTTCGGATAA
- a CDS encoding LysR family transcriptional regulator, translated as MELRQLRYFMEVAEREHVSEAAVHLHVAQSAISRQIANLEAELGVALFEREGRNVKLTQIGKIFLTHAKTAMKAIDHAKKQIDEHLDPERGTIKIGFPTSLASHLLPAVISEFKKKYPNIAFQLRQGSYNYLVDAVKKRELDLAFLGPVLTNDPEIDGRILFSEDISALVPASHRLAERQSLHLRDMRNEEFVLFPEGFILRKIAMDGCRQAGFTPRISSEGEDLDAIKGLVSAGIGVTLLPESVFSESTPRFTKKITIDTPHLRRTVGIIKPATRNLAPSEKVFYQFVQDFFSVLEQFQ; from the coding sequence GTGGAACTACGACAATTACGGTATTTCATGGAAGTTGCAGAAAGGGAACATGTGTCAGAAGCTGCTGTCCATCTGCATGTGGCCCAATCGGCCATCAGCCGTCAGATTGCCAATCTGGAAGCGGAATTAGGAGTTGCTTTATTCGAGCGGGAAGGCCGCAATGTAAAACTGACACAAATAGGAAAAATATTCTTGACGCATGCCAAAACAGCGATGAAAGCCATCGATCATGCAAAAAAACAAATCGATGAACACCTGGATCCGGAGCGGGGAACGATTAAAATTGGGTTTCCGACCAGTCTGGCCAGCCATTTGCTGCCTGCGGTCATTTCGGAATTCAAGAAAAAGTACCCGAATATCGCTTTCCAGCTGAGACAAGGTTCTTATAATTATTTGGTGGATGCTGTGAAGAAACGGGAATTGGATTTAGCCTTTTTGGGGCCGGTATTGACGAACGATCCGGAAATAGATGGACGGATTCTTTTTTCTGAGGATATTTCGGCACTTGTACCGGCTTCCCATCGATTGGCAGAGAGACAAAGCTTGCATTTAAGAGATATGAGAAATGAAGAGTTTGTTCTGTTTCCAGAAGGATTTATTCTGCGTAAAATTGCCATGGACGGATGCCGCCAGGCTGGATTCACGCCTAGGATCTCTTCGGAAGGAGAAGATTTGGATGCGATTAAAGGGCTTGTATCAGCAGGTATTGGCGTCACGCTTCTTCCGGAGAGTGTCTTTTCTGAGTCCACCCCGAGATTCACGAAAAAAATAACGATTGATACACCGCATTTAAGACGTACAGTTGGAATTATAAAGCCGGCAACCAGAAATCTCGCTCCTTCGGAAAAAGTTTTTTACCAGTTTGTCCAGGACTTCTTTTCCGTGCTGGAACAATTTCAGTAA
- the gltB gene encoding glutamate synthase large subunit, with amino-acid sequence MTFNQMPKAQGLYNPEFERDACGIGLYAHIKGLATHDIVKKGLQMLCQLDHRGGQGSDPLTGDGAGLMVQVPDTYFRKVCTDMQLPESGKYGVGMVFFSKDENEQKQVEGYVNHIIEQEGQKLLGWRDVPVNVRNIGIKAQETCPVIRQVFIGAADDLIDNLAFERKLYVIRKQAENWAREQEYRFYFASLSSRTIVYKGLLTPEQVDEFYLDLQDESFVSAFSLVHSRFSTNTFPTWERAHPNRYLIHNGEINTMRGNTNWMKAREKQFASKVFGEDLQKVLPILHAEGSDSAVLDNALEFFTLAGRKPAHAAMMLIPEPWKKNPHISAEKRAFYEYHSTLMEQWDGPTSITFTDGRQIGAILDRNGLRPARYYVTKDDYIIYSSEVGVIDVEEENVLYKDRLSPGKMLLLDLEEGRIISDEEIKSEMAQEKPYQEWLDNQLVKVSNQVEQADANPAADLFTRQKAFGYTYEDVYKYLVPVVKEGKDPIGSMGSDMPLAVLSDRPQSLFNYFKQLFAQVTNPPIDAYREQIVTSTMTYLGPEGNILHPDQSNCHRIQLETPVLSNLQLQEFVEDKYEGFRSRKIASLFEESLEEGLQNLFEKADQAIAEGINLLILSDKEMTEQKTAIPALLAVSALHQYLVRQGNRTKVSILMETGETREVHHFAALIGYGADAINPYLVFETFKQVIAEGNLELSYQETAEKYIAGITEGVVKVMSKMGISTIQSYRGAQIFEAVGISKRVVDEHFTGTASQIDGIGLKTIGSEAKKRHDGAFAETIDETLDSGSDFQWRKGGEHHAFNPKTIHTLQWACRRGDYNLFKEYSKAADGERLNFLRNLFTFKSDNKAIPLEEVESVEAIVKRFKTGAMSFGSLSQEAHESLAIAMNRLGGKSNSGEGGEDPRRFIPDENGDSRKSAIKQIASGRFGVKSHYLVNAEELQIKMAQGAKPGEGGQLPGNKVYPWVADVRGSTPGVGLISPPPHHDIYSIEDLAQLIHDLKNANREARISVKLVAKAGVGTIAAGVAKGAADVISVVGYDGGTGASPKTSIKHTGLPWELGLAEAHQTLMLNGLRDRVVLETDGKLMTGRDVVMASLLGAEEFGFATAPLVVLGCVMMRACHLDTCPVGVATQNPELRKKFMGDPDHIVNYMRFVAQEVREIMAELGFRSIDEMVGRTEVLEISERACQHWKAKDLDLTRLIHPVEGVRTVQTAQNHKLEQSLDLTKILPAVQPALQRQERVDVSFPIRNTNRVAGTITGSEVSKLYGEEGLPEDTITLRFTGSAGQSFGAFVPKGMSLLLTGDANDYVGKGLSGGKIVVSAPAESTVFADSNVIAGNVAFYGATSGEAYINGLAGERFAVRNSGAKVVVEGIGDHGCEYMTGGRVVVLGEVGKNFGAGMSGGIAYVYTDDRERFEYLTNKEMIEFEMLEHEKEIEEVKAMVENHYHYTSSSKAAAILSDWDHAVGKFVKVIPKDYKQTLEHIEGLKASGLSDEDAKMEAFNAKKDKKVIPAQKTKKQVVVH; translated from the coding sequence ATGACGTTTAATCAGATGCCTAAGGCACAAGGCTTATACAATCCTGAATTTGAACGTGATGCATGTGGAATTGGATTATATGCTCATATCAAGGGATTAGCAACACACGATATTGTGAAAAAAGGATTGCAAATGCTCTGCCAGCTTGACCATCGCGGCGGTCAGGGAAGCGACCCATTGACTGGTGACGGTGCTGGATTGATGGTTCAAGTTCCGGATACTTACTTCCGCAAGGTATGTACGGATATGCAGTTGCCGGAGTCAGGTAAATACGGTGTAGGCATGGTATTTTTTTCTAAAGATGAAAACGAACAAAAGCAAGTAGAAGGCTATGTAAACCATATTATCGAACAAGAAGGGCAGAAACTGCTTGGCTGGCGGGATGTCCCTGTGAATGTCAGAAATATCGGAATAAAAGCCCAAGAGACTTGTCCGGTAATCCGACAAGTATTCATCGGGGCTGCAGATGATTTAATCGACAATCTGGCTTTCGAACGCAAACTGTATGTCATTCGAAAGCAAGCAGAAAACTGGGCCCGTGAACAGGAGTATCGCTTCTACTTTGCCAGCTTATCCAGCAGGACAATTGTCTACAAAGGTTTGTTAACGCCTGAACAAGTAGATGAATTTTATTTGGATTTACAAGATGAATCGTTTGTCTCGGCGTTTTCTTTGGTACATTCAAGGTTTAGTACAAATACTTTTCCGACTTGGGAAAGAGCGCATCCTAACAGATATTTGATCCATAACGGAGAAATCAATACGATGCGTGGAAACACGAATTGGATGAAAGCGAGAGAGAAACAATTTGCTTCCAAAGTATTCGGAGAGGATTTGCAAAAAGTCTTGCCGATTCTCCATGCTGAGGGAAGTGACTCTGCTGTGTTGGATAACGCATTAGAGTTTTTCACCTTGGCAGGAAGAAAGCCGGCTCATGCTGCGATGATGCTGATACCAGAACCTTGGAAAAAAAATCCGCATATTTCTGCCGAAAAGCGAGCGTTTTATGAATACCACAGTACTCTGATGGAACAATGGGATGGTCCGACTTCGATCACCTTTACTGATGGTCGCCAAATCGGTGCAATACTTGACCGGAATGGTCTTCGGCCAGCCCGTTATTATGTCACCAAAGACGATTATATCATTTATTCTTCAGAGGTTGGCGTTATCGATGTGGAAGAAGAAAATGTGTTATATAAAGACCGTCTGAGTCCGGGGAAGATGCTGCTTTTAGACTTGGAAGAAGGAAGGATTATCTCGGACGAAGAGATCAAGTCAGAAATGGCTCAAGAAAAACCTTATCAGGAATGGCTGGATAATCAGCTTGTAAAAGTTTCGAATCAAGTCGAACAAGCAGATGCTAATCCTGCGGCCGATTTATTTACGCGTCAGAAAGCTTTCGGATATACGTATGAGGACGTCTATAAATATCTTGTACCGGTCGTAAAAGAAGGAAAGGATCCGATCGGTTCGATGGGTAGTGATATGCCGCTGGCTGTACTTTCCGACAGGCCGCAGTCCTTGTTCAATTACTTCAAGCAATTGTTTGCCCAAGTAACAAATCCGCCGATCGATGCATACAGGGAACAAATCGTGACGTCGACCATGACATATCTAGGCCCTGAAGGGAACATCCTCCACCCTGATCAAAGCAACTGCCACCGGATACAACTGGAAACACCGGTGCTGTCCAATCTTCAGCTGCAGGAATTCGTCGAAGATAAATATGAGGGTTTCAGAAGCAGAAAAATAGCTTCTCTGTTTGAAGAAAGCTTAGAAGAGGGATTGCAAAATCTTTTTGAAAAAGCAGATCAGGCAATAGCCGAAGGAATCAACCTGCTTATCTTATCGGATAAGGAAATGACCGAACAGAAAACAGCTATTCCGGCATTGCTAGCTGTCAGTGCCTTGCATCAATATCTTGTGCGACAAGGGAACAGGACGAAAGTCAGCATACTGATGGAAACAGGTGAAACACGCGAGGTCCATCACTTTGCAGCTCTGATAGGGTACGGAGCCGATGCGATCAACCCGTACCTTGTGTTTGAAACATTCAAGCAGGTGATTGCCGAAGGAAACCTGGAATTAAGTTACCAGGAAACAGCGGAAAAATACATCGCAGGCATTACGGAAGGCGTAGTAAAAGTGATGTCAAAAATGGGAATATCTACTATTCAAAGTTATCGGGGAGCGCAAATTTTCGAAGCTGTCGGTATTAGTAAAAGAGTAGTCGATGAGCATTTTACTGGAACTGCTTCCCAAATAGATGGTATCGGCCTAAAAACGATTGGTTCGGAGGCAAAAAAACGGCACGATGGTGCTTTTGCTGAAACAATAGATGAAACACTTGACTCCGGAAGTGATTTTCAGTGGAGAAAAGGCGGCGAACATCATGCATTTAATCCTAAAACGATCCACACGTTACAGTGGGCTTGCAGACGAGGGGATTATAATTTGTTCAAGGAGTACTCCAAAGCCGCCGATGGAGAAAGGCTTAATTTTTTAAGGAATTTGTTCACCTTTAAATCGGACAACAAGGCAATCCCTCTAGAAGAAGTCGAATCTGTCGAAGCGATTGTCAAACGGTTTAAGACGGGTGCCATGTCTTTCGGTTCTTTAAGTCAGGAAGCACATGAGTCTTTGGCGATAGCAATGAACCGTTTAGGAGGAAAAAGCAACAGTGGAGAAGGAGGAGAAGATCCCCGGCGGTTTATTCCGGATGAAAATGGAGATTCTCGCAAGAGCGCGATTAAGCAAATAGCTTCTGGGCGTTTTGGCGTAAAAAGTCATTATTTAGTGAATGCAGAAGAATTGCAAATTAAAATGGCCCAAGGAGCGAAACCGGGAGAAGGCGGCCAGCTTCCAGGCAACAAGGTTTATCCTTGGGTTGCGGATGTCCGCGGTTCAACACCTGGTGTTGGGTTGATTTCACCTCCTCCGCACCATGATATCTATTCGATCGAAGATTTGGCACAGCTTATTCATGATTTAAAAAATGCCAATCGTGAAGCAAGAATCAGTGTCAAATTAGTGGCTAAAGCTGGAGTAGGAACCATTGCTGCAGGTGTAGCCAAGGGGGCGGCAGATGTCATTTCCGTCGTCGGATATGATGGCGGCACTGGTGCTTCCCCTAAAACAAGCATCAAACATACCGGGCTGCCTTGGGAGCTTGGATTGGCAGAGGCTCATCAAACGCTGATGCTCAATGGACTTAGAGATCGCGTGGTATTGGAAACTGATGGAAAGTTAATGACAGGCAGGGATGTCGTCATGGCTTCCCTGCTCGGTGCTGAAGAGTTTGGGTTTGCCACTGCTCCCCTGGTCGTATTGGGTTGTGTCATGATGCGTGCCTGCCATCTGGACACTTGCCCAGTAGGGGTTGCCACCCAAAATCCTGAATTACGGAAAAAATTCATGGGTGATCCAGATCATATCGTAAACTATATGCGTTTTGTTGCACAGGAAGTACGCGAAATCATGGCTGAATTAGGTTTCCGTTCTATCGATGAAATGGTCGGGAGAACAGAAGTTTTAGAAATAAGCGAACGTGCGTGCCAACACTGGAAGGCAAAAGATCTAGATTTAACGCGGCTCATCCACCCTGTTGAAGGGGTAAGAACTGTCCAGACGGCTCAGAACCATAAGTTGGAACAATCTCTGGACCTTACAAAAATACTTCCAGCTGTACAACCGGCATTGCAGCGTCAGGAAAGGGTAGATGTCTCCTTCCCGATCCGCAATACCAATCGAGTAGCAGGGACTATCACTGGCAGCGAAGTATCGAAGCTGTATGGTGAAGAAGGTTTACCAGAAGATACGATTACGTTGAGATTTACCGGATCTGCAGGTCAAAGTTTCGGCGCTTTTGTTCCGAAAGGTATGTCTCTCCTATTGACAGGTGACGCTAATGACTATGTCGGAAAAGGGTTATCTGGAGGGAAAATTGTTGTTTCTGCTCCTGCAGAATCGACAGTCTTTGCCGATAGCAATGTTATTGCGGGCAATGTGGCTTTTTATGGCGCTACTTCCGGCGAAGCCTATATAAACGGTCTCGCGGGCGAACGATTTGCTGTGCGTAACAGTGGTGCAAAAGTGGTAGTCGAAGGG